A region from the Acipenser ruthenus chromosome 13, fAciRut3.2 maternal haplotype, whole genome shotgun sequence genome encodes:
- the LOC117418155 gene encoding uncharacterized protein LOC117418155 produces the protein MSGLVYPSKSVHHNYSIDDLVLSADISSRATYCYILLALAGLTASVFILITFITGCKGGKSLTKVDTFFFALSLSDLFIMLFSISVIAHRPDYFKTTSLNCGVLSFFFNISYFNSQFLQVTMLFFLTFEENSPGVALLIKALDNALACVGLTALGSFLGSVFTTALLEMGQQRNESLYCQLDPLQAGPRYDIAKFIVGIALPCLLLTLLLVKFLLLWKKSETGMGLAARLKACSAFLAVASVTLVCRIFYNAVLLHRTSLKYGLGSFSPQHEALGNVAELVMFSGSCLSLVLIVSLHKLCREGMVRTLKSMTDPCRRIGRGETHRNIMTPTIEIAEHKEETVSLYSENQGEVPGSTNGC, from the coding sequence ATGAGTGGGCTTGTGTACCCAAGCAAAAGCGTGCACCACAATTACAGTATAGATGATCTGGTCCTCTCTGCAGACATCTCCTCAAGAGCCACATACTGCTACATTCTCCTGGCACTGGCTGGTCTGACAGCCAGCGTCTTCATCCTAATAACCTTCATCACAGGCTGTAAAGGGGGAAAGAGCCTGACCAAGGTGGACACCTTCTTCTTTGCCCTTTCCCTCAGCGACCTGTTTATAATGCTCTTCTCCATCTCTGTAATTGCACACAGACCTGACTACTTTAAGACTACCAGTCTGAACTGTGGGGTCTTATCGTTTTTCTTCAACATCAGCTACTTCAACTCTCAGTTTCTCCAAGTGACCATGCTGTTCTTCTTGACGTTCGAGGAGAACAGTCCCGGCGTAGCTCTGCTGATAAAAGCTCTGGATAACGCTCTGGCCTGCGTGGGCCTCACAGCCCTCGGCTCCTTCCTAGGTTCAGTCTTCACGACGGCACTGCTGGAGATGGGCCAGCAGCGCAACGAGTCCCTCTACTGCCAGCTGGACCCCCTGCAAGCGGGACCCCGGTATGACATTGCCAAGTTCATCGTGGGGATCGCGCTTCCCTGCCTCCTCCTGACGCTCCTCCTCGTCAAGTTCCTCCTCCTTTGGAAAAAATCAGAAACCGGAATGGGCTTGGCGGCCAGGCTCAAGGCTTGCTCTGCGTTCCTAGCTGTGGCCTCGGTGACGCTCGTCTGCAGGATCTTTTACAACGCAGTCCTGCTCCACAGAACCTCCCTCAAGTACGGGCTGGGCAGCTTCTCTCCGCAGCATGAGGCCCTGGGCAACGTGGCAGAGCTGGTGATGTTCTCCGGGAGCTGCCTCAGCTTGGTGCTCATCGTCTCCCTTCACAAACTGTGCCGGGAAGGCATGGTAAGGACTCTGAAGAGCATGACAGACCCCTGCAGGAGAATCGGCAGGGGCGAGACTCACAGGAATATCATGACACCCACCATAGAGATTGCAGAGCACAAAGAGGAAACTGTGTCGCTGTACTCTGAGAACCAGGGAGAGGTGCCCGGGTCAACCAACGGCTGCTGA